The following proteins come from a genomic window of Thiothrix winogradskyi:
- a CDS encoding DUF1249 domain-containing protein — MLVKEQPATFAPRPKSFAALMEMYEINYIQLRLLCGDMRILPQQTVSRVANGIPVSLTILDHTTHTSTLMLTYLFDESRNAKDNRPDMLIRVYHDSRQAEVVSHRCRLTEDPVQYWNKELDTMLLCRWRMNRFLYKWTNYLRRQGHCFT; from the coding sequence ATGTTAGTCAAAGAACAACCCGCCACCTTCGCGCCACGCCCAAAATCTTTCGCGGCGCTGATGGAAATGTATGAAATAAATTATATCCAGTTGCGTCTATTGTGTGGCGACATGCGTATCTTACCGCAACAAACAGTATCACGGGTAGCAAACGGCATTCCGGTATCGCTTACGATTCTCGACCACACGACGCATACCAGCACCTTGATGCTAACGTATTTGTTTGATGAAAGCCGTAATGCCAAAGACAACCGCCCGGATATGCTAATTCGGGTTTACCACGATTCACGCCAAGCCGAAGTGGTGAGTCATCGCTGCCGCCTGACTGAAGATCCTGTACAATATTGGAATAAAGAGTTAGATACGATGTTATTGTGCCGCTGGCGCATGAACAGATTCTTATACAAATGGACAAATTATCTACGTAGGCAAGGTCATTGCTTTACCTAG
- a CDS encoding Fe-S cluster assembly transcription factor, producing MKLSTKGRYAVTAMMDLAIHDHQGPVTLADISQCQGISLSYLEQLFAKLRKEGLVEGVRGPGGGYRLGRPSSQISIAEIINAVDENIDVTRCLGSKDCHGGEKCLTHQLWEDLSGRLYEFLDNLTLASFINRPEIREVARRQDTIASRIATMFPPRPTIGVVANASC from the coding sequence ATGAAACTGTCAACGAAAGGTCGGTATGCGGTCACTGCCATGATGGATCTAGCGATTCACGATCATCAAGGTCCCGTCACGCTGGCAGATATTTCACAATGCCAAGGTATCTCCCTGTCTTATCTTGAGCAATTATTTGCCAAGTTACGTAAAGAGGGTTTAGTAGAAGGGGTACGCGGGCCAGGCGGTGGTTATCGTTTAGGTCGCCCCTCTAGTCAAATTAGCATTGCAGAAATCATCAATGCGGTAGACGAAAACATTGACGTAACCCGTTGTCTTGGCAGCAAAGATTGCCACGGTGGCGAGAAATGCTTAACCCATCAATTATGGGAAGATTTGAGCGGGCGTTTATATGAATTTTTGGACAATTTAACATTAGCCAGCTTTATCAATCGCCCCGAAATACGTGAAGTAGCACGTCGTCAAGACACAATTGCCAGCCGTATTGCAACCATGTTCCCCCCGCGTCCTACGATTGGCGTAGTGGCAAATGCCAGTTGCTAA